From a single Bryobacter aggregatus MPL3 genomic region:
- a CDS encoding cob(I)yrinic acid a,c-diamide adenosyltransferase, giving the protein MSETFNEPRLALNRIYTRTGDRGETGLVGGQRVPKDTLRIEVFGTVDELNSFVGLVRISSHDQQLAELEKIFERIQHELFNLGSVLATLPADLHPHQPRITQETIHQLEREIDHYNEGLPALRSFVLPGGSRLCAELHVCRTVCRRAERLLVTLGRQEETPPEALLYLNRLSDAFFVWSRWVNVALGVPEALWQPNQGAR; this is encoded by the coding sequence ATGAGTGAAACTTTTAACGAACCCCGCCTCGCCCTCAACCGGATCTATACCAGAACCGGGGACCGCGGCGAGACGGGGCTGGTAGGCGGACAACGCGTCCCGAAAGATACACTCCGGATTGAAGTCTTTGGAACGGTGGACGAGCTCAACTCTTTTGTTGGGCTCGTTCGCATTTCTTCTCACGACCAGCAGCTGGCCGAACTGGAGAAGATCTTCGAGCGCATCCAGCACGAACTCTTCAATCTCGGCTCGGTGCTGGCTACTTTGCCCGCCGATCTCCACCCTCATCAGCCGCGCATCACCCAGGAAACCATCCACCAGTTGGAACGCGAGATCGACCACTACAACGAGGGTCTTCCCGCGCTCCGCAGTTTTGTTTTACCGGGAGGCTCGCGCCTTTGCGCCGAGCTGCATGTTTGCCGCACCGTTTGCCGCCGGGCCGAGCGTCTGCTCGTCACCCTGGGGCGGCAGGAAGAAACGCCACCCGAAGCGCTGCTCTATCTCAACCGGCTGAGCGATGCGTTCTTTGTGTGGAGCCGTTGGGTGAATGTTGCACTCGGAGTGCCCGAGGCCTTGTGGCAACCCAATCAGGGTGCCCGCTAG
- a CDS encoding multifunctional oxoglutarate decarboxylase/oxoglutarate dehydrogenase thiamine pyrophosphate-binding subunit/dihydrolipoyllysine-residue succinyltransferase subunit, which yields MSESINDWLAEELYQEYLNNRGAVDTAWKGVFDVDESAANGTPNGAAIPTPPPVTTTASAPAELAPPVKAPAVKAAPAAPATSSDLIARASAPPKELGPAEQLVPLRGTAARIAENMNLSLAVPTATSVRSIPVKVIDENRTLINQSRTMAGKSKISYTHIIAYAISKAVEKFPNLNSAYAESDGQPFRWVKQQVNLGLAIDVAGKDGQRSLVVPSIKNTGIMNFQQFLNGFDDLVKKGRNGKLGLADFQGTTISLTNPGTVGTLSSVPRLMPGQGAIIATGAIDYPAEYMGVRPETRSLLGLSKTMMMSCTYDHRVIQGAESGSFLAHLQDLLNGKHNFYEEIFAALKLPYRPVSWQADRAVAIPGVSSGKISSEVAKEAAVLQLIHAYRVRGHLISDLNPLGSEAQYHPELDPSTYGLTIWDLDREFITGNLGASTGLGDVPGVSTLRETLETLRRTYCNKVGVEYMHIQYPDQKAWLQQRLEPPSAHAPLDEATRRRILERLLQAEMFEQFLGTRFIGQKRFSLEGGESAIAMLDEIVERSANTNVHEVVVGMAHRGRLTVLANVIGKRMAQIFSEFEGNIDPNSTQGSGDVKYHLGASSVRTSSKGKEIVVTLAPNPSHLEAVDPVVEGIVRPKQERLGDTKRERVIPVLVHGDAAFAGQGVVMETFNLSQLEGYTTGGTVHLVINNQIGFTTNPQEARSSSYCTDIARMVQAPIFHVNGDDPEACFRVMQAAFDFRQEFKRDVVVDMVCYRRHGHNEGDDPSYTQPLMYRLIKNQPSVATQYSERLIRDGMLSAGELDSIKKRITAKMEEGFEASHTNAEKFETVEMTSYEQSALPSSNSGSTAIDRSTLERIIKGYVNLPEGFTVHPKLKSNTLDKRAEVLAGGPIDWATGEMLAFGSLVLEGTPVRLSGQDSPRGTFSQRHLELVDYETGKSYFPLQHLSPDQAKFDAVDSSLSEYAVMGFEFGYSVADPLTLVLWEAQFGDFVNGAQIMIDQFISSAEAKWGQPSGLVLLLPHGYEGQGPEHSSARIERFLQQCAEENMIVANCTTAANYFHLLRRQMNGGEDRRGLRKPLIVFTPKAHLRSLKAASHIEDFVQGSFREVIGDSNADAGSTITRVLLCSGKVYYDLVAAREERNADHVAIVRLEQLYPFPADQLSDMLQRYSPSAELIWVQEEPRNMGAWRFVQEQVSFVLNGSRRSVHYAGRPEAASPATGSSKQHSKELAELLDAAFSQTTQLRPRRVRLVARRKK from the coding sequence ATGTCCGAATCAATAAATGATTGGCTCGCCGAAGAGCTGTACCAGGAATACCTGAATAATCGTGGCGCCGTTGACACGGCGTGGAAAGGCGTCTTCGACGTGGACGAAAGCGCCGCAAACGGCACTCCCAATGGAGCGGCGATACCCACTCCCCCTCCCGTAACCACAACCGCGAGCGCTCCTGCAGAATTGGCGCCCCCGGTGAAGGCACCCGCAGTGAAAGCTGCCCCGGCGGCACCAGCCACTTCGAGCGATTTGATCGCCAGAGCTTCGGCCCCGCCGAAGGAACTCGGCCCTGCCGAACAACTGGTTCCGCTGCGCGGCACGGCCGCACGCATTGCAGAGAACATGAACCTGTCGCTGGCCGTGCCTACCGCAACCAGCGTGCGTTCCATTCCGGTGAAGGTAATTGACGAGAATCGGACACTCATCAATCAAAGCCGTACGATGGCGGGCAAGAGCAAGATCTCGTACACGCACATCATTGCCTATGCGATTTCGAAAGCAGTGGAGAAATTTCCCAACCTGAATTCTGCCTATGCGGAAAGCGACGGACAGCCCTTTCGCTGGGTGAAGCAGCAGGTGAATCTTGGCCTGGCGATCGATGTGGCCGGCAAGGACGGCCAGCGTTCCCTCGTGGTGCCGAGCATCAAGAACACCGGCATCATGAACTTCCAGCAGTTCCTCAATGGCTTTGACGACCTGGTGAAGAAGGGCCGTAACGGCAAACTGGGTTTGGCAGATTTCCAGGGCACGACGATTTCGTTAACCAATCCGGGGACTGTCGGCACCTTGTCCTCAGTCCCGCGGCTGATGCCGGGCCAGGGCGCGATCATCGCGACCGGCGCAATTGACTATCCAGCCGAATACATGGGCGTGCGTCCGGAGACCCGCTCCCTGCTCGGACTGAGCAAGACGATGATGATGAGTTGTACCTACGATCATCGGGTGATCCAAGGAGCCGAAAGCGGTAGTTTTCTCGCTCACCTGCAAGACCTGCTCAACGGCAAACATAATTTTTACGAAGAGATTTTTGCGGCGCTGAAGTTGCCGTATCGCCCGGTGTCCTGGCAGGCCGACCGGGCTGTCGCGATTCCGGGCGTCTCCTCGGGCAAGATCAGCTCCGAGGTTGCCAAAGAAGCGGCTGTTCTGCAGTTGATCCATGCCTATCGCGTGCGCGGACATCTGATCTCCGATCTGAATCCGCTGGGCAGCGAGGCGCAATACCATCCGGAGCTCGATCCGTCGACCTACGGGCTGACGATCTGGGATCTCGATCGCGAATTTATCACCGGTAATCTGGGAGCCTCGACAGGGCTGGGCGATGTGCCAGGCGTCAGCACCTTGCGCGAGACGCTCGAGACGCTGCGCCGCACCTACTGCAACAAGGTGGGTGTGGAGTACATGCACATCCAGTACCCGGACCAGAAGGCCTGGTTGCAGCAGCGCCTGGAACCACCCTCGGCGCATGCCCCGCTCGATGAGGCGACGCGCCGCCGCATTCTCGAACGCTTGCTGCAAGCGGAGATGTTTGAGCAATTCCTCGGCACCCGCTTCATCGGACAGAAGCGCTTTTCGCTCGAAGGCGGCGAATCGGCAATCGCCATGCTCGATGAGATTGTCGAGCGCAGCGCGAACACGAATGTGCATGAAGTGGTGGTGGGCATGGCCCATCGCGGCCGTCTTACCGTGCTGGCGAACGTTATCGGCAAGCGCATGGCGCAGATCTTCAGCGAGTTTGAAGGCAACATTGACCCGAACTCGACACAGGGCTCAGGCGACGTGAAGTATCACCTGGGCGCCTCAAGCGTGCGCACCTCCAGCAAGGGCAAAGAAATTGTCGTCACCCTCGCGCCGAACCCGAGCCATCTCGAAGCCGTGGACCCGGTGGTGGAAGGCATTGTGCGTCCGAAGCAGGAGCGCCTGGGAGACACCAAGCGCGAGCGCGTGATTCCGGTGCTGGTCCATGGCGACGCGGCCTTTGCAGGCCAGGGCGTCGTGATGGAGACCTTCAACCTTTCGCAACTGGAAGGCTACACAACAGGTGGCACGGTGCATCTGGTGATCAATAACCAGATCGGTTTCACGACCAACCCTCAGGAGGCCCGCTCGTCGAGCTATTGCACCGACATTGCACGGATGGTGCAGGCCCCGATCTTCCATGTGAATGGCGATGACCCCGAGGCCTGCTTCCGCGTGATGCAGGCCGCTTTTGACTTCCGCCAGGAATTCAAGCGCGACGTGGTGGTGGACATGGTCTGCTATCGCCGTCATGGGCATAACGAAGGAGACGATCCGTCCTACACCCAGCCGCTGATGTATCGCCTGATCAAGAATCAGCCGTCAGTGGCGACCCAGTATTCCGAGCGCCTGATTCGGGACGGGATGCTGAGCGCGGGCGAACTCGATTCGATCAAGAAGCGGATCACGGCCAAGATGGAAGAGGGTTTTGAGGCTTCGCATACGAATGCCGAGAAGTTTGAAACGGTCGAGATGACGAGCTATGAGCAGTCTGCGCTCCCCTCGTCAAACTCCGGAAGCACGGCCATCGACCGCTCCACCCTCGAGCGGATCATCAAGGGCTATGTGAATTTGCCGGAAGGTTTCACCGTCCATCCGAAGTTGAAGTCGAACACCCTCGACAAGCGCGCCGAAGTTTTGGCCGGAGGCCCGATTGACTGGGCGACCGGCGAAATGCTGGCCTTTGGAAGTCTGGTGCTCGAAGGAACGCCGGTTCGCTTGAGCGGACAGGATTCCCCGCGCGGCACTTTCTCGCAACGGCATCTGGAACTGGTGGATTATGAGACCGGGAAATCGTATTTCCCCCTGCAACATCTCTCCCCCGATCAGGCGAAGTTCGATGCCGTAGACTCCTCGCTGAGCGAGTACGCAGTGATGGGATTTGAGTTTGGCTACAGCGTTGCCGATCCTCTGACCCTGGTGCTTTGGGAAGCGCAGTTTGGCGATTTCGTCAACGGCGCGCAGATCATGATCGACCAGTTCATCAGTTCGGCCGAGGCGAAGTGGGGCCAGCCGAGCGGACTCGTTCTGTTGTTGCCGCATGGTTACGAAGGCCAGGGCCCCGAACACTCGAGCGCCCGCATTGAACGCTTTTTGCAGCAGTGCGCCGAAGAGAACATGATCGTCGCCAATTGCACGACGGCGGCCAACTACTTCCACTTGCTGCGGCGGCAGATGAACGGCGGCGAAGACCGGCGTGGCTTGAGAAAGCCGCTGATTGTCTTCACTCCGAAAGCACATCTGCGCAGCCTGAAGGCCGCCAGCCACATTGAAGACTTTGTCCAGGGCAGCTTCCGGGAAGTAATCGGCGACTCCAACGCCGACGCCGGCAGCACCATCACCCGCGTATTGTTGTGCTCGGGCAAGGTCTACTATGACCTGGTGGCAGCCCGCGAAGAGCGGAACGCCGACCATGTCGCGATCGTGCGGCTGGAGCAGTTGTATCCCTTCCCTGCCGATCAGTTGAGCGATATGCTACAACGCTATTCGCCTTCCGCCGAGTTGATCTGGGTACAGGAAGAGCCGCGGAACATGGGCGCCTGGCGCTTTGTACAAGAGCAGGTGTCCTTCGTCCTCAATGGAAGCCGGCGCTCGGTGCACTATGCCGGACGGCCGGAAGCGGCCTCACCCGCCACCGGATCTTCCAAGCAGCACAGTAAAGAATTGGCGGAGTTGCTCGACGCCGCCTTCTCACAGACCACGCAGCTTCGTCCGCGACGTGTCAGACTCGTCGCTCGCCGTAAAAAATAG
- a CDS encoding VWA domain-containing protein: MPRTVCSVSALAALAFSLSPILTPALNAYQDPPVVFKSDVSLVRVDVQVADRSNRSISALHREDFQLREGGQVREIVNFARENLPLDLVLLLDVSGSMRPHVERIAEAARQALLQLGNEDRVAILVFDRSTRVSMSFKSNHDEIMRGFQQLLDRENFNGGTDITRGMLDATDYMRKHARRDARRAVVILTDDMTERDRDEYRVERALEEAGTVMSALIAPDAMGNRAQTPGTFPGRGRSRGGGGGWPSGGGGGLGGIIFGGGGYPGGGGGRRMPGGNGPVTMGNGRLKSAGTSEIARASGGDSMPVDDASALETTLERIRQSYALYFNAPEGVKQGEQRNVEIALAGAVVRRYPDAELRYRQTYIVTEGGTTNGPGAGNDTPTVTHRNPSTDSGSIFEPVNSSTSTSEAPRMKRRPAVDDPSSAGGWRKADNTPAEKPADTVAAPANPVPVAPAADDKTDADPKTSGGFRKLKPGEKP, encoded by the coding sequence ATGCCGCGCACAGTCTGTTCCGTTTCCGCTCTCGCTGCCCTGGCGTTCAGTCTCTCGCCAATCCTGACGCCAGCGCTGAACGCGTACCAAGATCCGCCAGTTGTCTTTAAGAGCGATGTATCGCTGGTCCGGGTGGATGTACAAGTTGCGGACCGGAGCAATCGCTCTATTTCTGCGCTGCACCGCGAGGATTTTCAGCTTCGCGAAGGCGGGCAGGTGCGCGAGATCGTGAATTTTGCGCGCGAGAATCTGCCTCTCGATCTGGTGCTGCTGCTCGATGTCAGCGGGAGCATGAGGCCGCATGTGGAGCGCATTGCCGAGGCGGCGCGCCAGGCGCTGTTGCAATTGGGGAATGAAGATCGGGTGGCAATTCTAGTCTTTGACCGGTCGACACGGGTGAGCATGAGCTTCAAATCGAACCACGACGAGATCATGCGTGGCTTCCAACAGTTGCTCGATCGCGAGAATTTCAATGGCGGCACCGATATTACCCGGGGCATGCTCGATGCTACCGACTATATGCGCAAGCATGCGCGGCGGGACGCACGGCGGGCTGTAGTGATTCTCACCGACGACATGACCGAACGCGACCGGGATGAATATCGGGTCGAGCGGGCACTCGAAGAGGCAGGAACGGTGATGAGCGCCTTGATTGCGCCCGATGCGATGGGCAACCGCGCGCAGACTCCTGGCACCTTCCCGGGCCGTGGGCGGAGCCGCGGAGGCGGAGGCGGTTGGCCTTCCGGTGGCGGGGGCGGACTGGGCGGAATCATTTTCGGAGGTGGCGGCTATCCGGGCGGCGGTGGGGGCAGGCGCATGCCGGGTGGGAACGGGCCAGTCACGATGGGAAATGGACGGCTGAAATCGGCAGGAACCAGCGAAATCGCCCGCGCCTCCGGTGGGGATAGCATGCCTGTCGACGATGCCTCGGCGCTCGAAACGACCTTGGAGCGCATTCGGCAGAGCTACGCGCTGTATTTCAACGCACCAGAAGGCGTCAAACAAGGCGAGCAGCGAAATGTCGAGATTGCGCTGGCTGGGGCCGTGGTGCGCCGTTATCCGGACGCAGAATTGCGCTATCGCCAGACCTACATCGTGACTGAGGGCGGGACGACCAACGGTCCGGGTGCGGGGAACGACACGCCGACGGTCACTCACCGCAATCCTTCCACAGACAGCGGCAGTATTTTTGAGCCTGTGAACTCCAGCACCTCAACGAGCGAAGCTCCGCGCATGAAACGGCGGCCGGCTGTGGACGACCCGAGCAGCGCCGGCGGCTGGCGCAAGGCAGATAATACACCGGCAGAAAAGCCAGCCGACACGGTAGCGGCCCCGGCCAATCCGGTTCCGGTAGCCCCGGCTGCAGACGATAAGACGGACGCGGATCCGAAAACAAGTGGCGGTTTTCGCAAACTGAAGCCCGGCGAGAAGCCATAA